Proteins encoded together in one Anopheles darlingi chromosome 3, idAnoDarlMG_H_01, whole genome shotgun sequence window:
- the LOC125954155 gene encoding exosome complex component RRP4, translating into MTTNVKIGLAADRVDIPLLNTEDKNRRLFTPGEIVTSQQGFMRGHGTYMEDDSIKSSVAGVMVQVNKLITVKALKGRYVGEIGDVVVARVTEVQEKRWKVDTNSRLDSVLLLSSVNLPGGELRRRGAEDEKQMRKYLQEGDLISAEVQNVHSDGVLSLHTRSLKYGKLAQGILVKVFPSLIRRRKTHFHNLPCGASIILGNNGFIWISPILNSEGEESGGFTQNLGDVVTQEDRETVARLKNCILGLAHCKMMLYDTSILYAYEESMKYEVQELLQPESMAIVAFNTQQRLQLLSQ; encoded by the exons ATGACCACCAACGTAAAAATCGGGCTAGCGGCCGACCGTGTCGACATTCCGTTGTTGAACACCGAGGATAAGAATCGCCGTCTGTTCACACCTGGTGAGATCGTTACCAGTCAACAGGGATTTATGCG TGGCCATGGAACGTACATGGAGGACGACAGCATCAAATCCTCCGTGGCCGGCGTGATGGTACAAGTAAACAAACTGATCACAGTGAAGGCCCTGAAAGGGCGCTACGTAGGCGAGATTGGTGATGTGGTCGTGGCGCGCGTTACCGAGGTCCAGGAGAAACGCTGGAAGGTAGACACCAACTCGCGGCTCGACTCGGTGCTGCTTCTCTCGTCGGTCAATCTTCCCGGCGGCGAGCTGCGTCGACGTGGGGCTGAAGATGAGAAGCAGATGCGCAAGTACCTACAGGAAGGAGATCTTATTTCGGCCGAGGTTCAGAACGTCCACTCGGACGGTGTGCTGTCGCTGCACACGCGCAGCCTTAAGTACGGCAAGCTAGCACAAGGAATCCTGGTGAAGGTGTTTCCATCGTTGATTCGGCGTCGAAAGACGCACTTCCACAATCTACCCTGCGGAGCATCGATCATTCTCGGCAACAACGGCTTCATCTGGATATCGCCGATTCTGAACagcgaaggtgaag AGAGCGGAGGCTTTACACAGAACCTGGGAGATGTGGTCACGCAGGAAGATCGTGAGACGGTGGCACGGTTGAAGAACTGCATTCTTGGTCTGGCACACTGCAAGATGATGCTGTACGACACGAGCATACTGTACGCGTACGAGGAATCGATGAAGTACGAAGTGCAGGAGTTGCTACAACCGGAATCCATGGCCATTGTTGCCTTCAACACGCAGCAGCGATTGCAATTGTTGAGTCAATAA
- the LOC125954151 gene encoding Hermansky-Pudlak syndrome 1 protein translates to MEGILVFDQTNDLIYHNFNEGMREKMHKQALDLGLLEEETACPTQDLNSNVLIQIFSPLLASQRIMMCQFDNAYTSIQMENNLNVVFDEFLGYVFLEISTKEIDLIKRELGAFIAFIKYICGPNIFIIKNDAIKSATLTELIDTYRELYATNQGVLMEAIEQMLVNVDVKSTVVAALQAATDRLKQDPHSQRSHSILFVGSKFLALYSSRQAQELAAVDLLFLNLLCQSANRRPQRRRIESQIVFLQGSIHQSHAGCVPHIVHVVQLFEHVSLVLLIEHAHTALASHLYDVYFALHKLQNLQLQFDLDNLRGGFDALDTFVKHTNEALRKVKSNVVEVDEATRSFTGKWETLRRKYTDYFRTSDNGLIVKIDSNMPLFVESVKEVFRLLCASCPTLEHGLQRVTDIADMAEDSLSEVFHLLQAKTHRNFTMGSYMEEFPGMVHFMHIDRYNGRIVSPSLDVQDPSDILKQRVWSMVDFARTYLDKGYMSMIWKDVTFSYAYFLWFEDEHGMALKPNEPPNHQHHGATGLPATKPTLMAGILAGDYYHRLIETCFPRSSSGKIRCYELFLVHLGLVTSTIVLEHCRRLAVTITDLTGCIGNPIDLL, encoded by the exons ATGGAAGGCATTCTGGTGTTTGACCAAACGAACGATCTCATCTACCACAACTTCAATGAGGGGATGCGAGAGAAAATGCACAAGCAGGCGCTGGATTTGGGTCTGCTGGAGGAAGAAACGGCG TGTCCCACACAGGATCTCAATTCGAACGTCCTGATACAGATCTTCAGCCCGTTGCTGGCCTCGCAGCGGATCATGATGTGCCAATTTGATAATGCATACACCTCCATCCAGATGGAGAACAATCTCAACGTTGTCTTCGATGAG TTTTTAGGTTATGTGTTCCTGGAAATCAGTACGAAGGAAATCGATCTCATTAAGCGCGAACTGGGAGCGTTCATTGCCTTCATAAAGTACATCTGTGGGCCGAACATCTTCAT CATAAAAAATGACGCCATTAAAAGCGCCACATTGACCGAGCTGATCGATACTTATCGCGAACTGTACGCCACCAACCAGGGCGTCCTGATGGAAGCAATCGAGCAGATGCTGGTGAACGTGGACGTAAAGAGCACGGTCGTGGCCGCCCTGCAAGCTGCAACCGATCGTCTCAAGCAGGACCCACATTCCCAGCGTAGCCACTCGATCCTATTCGTCGGAAGCAAGTTTCTGGCACtgtacagcagcagacagGCCCAGGAACTGGCCGCCGTCGATCTGCTGTTTCTTAATTTGCTCTGCCAATCAGCAAACAGGCGTCCGCAGAGACGTCGCATCGAATCCCAGATCGTCTTCCTTCAGGGTAGCATTCATCAATCGCATGCCGGCTGTGTACCGCATATCGTCCACGTGGTGCAGCTGTTCGAGCACGTTTCGCTCGTACTGTTGATCGAACATGCCCATACGGCCCTCGCCAGCCACCTGTACGATGTGTACTTTGCGCTGCACAAGCTGCAGAACCTGCAGCTGCAGTTCGATCTGGACAATCTGCGCGGTGGATTCGATGCGCTCGATACGTTCGTCAAGCATACGAACGAGGCACTGCGAAAGGTGAAATCAAACGTCGTCGAGGTGGATGAGGCAACGCGTAGTTTCACCGGCAAGTGGGAAACGCTGCGGCGAAAGTACACGGACTACTTCCGGACGTCCGACAATGGGCTGATCGTGAAGATTGATTCCAATATGCCACTGTTCGTGGAATCGGTGAAGGAGGTGTTTCGGTTACTGTGTGCCAGCTGTCCTACACTCGAACATGGTCTGCAGCGTGTGACTGATATCGCGGATATGGCCGAAGATAGTCTGAGCGAGGTGTTCCATCTGCTGCAAGCGAAAACGCATCGCAACTTTACGATGGGATCA TATATGGAGGAGTTCCCAGGAATGGTGCACTTCATGCATATCGACCGGTACAACGGAAGGATCGTGTCACCATCCCTAGACGTACAGGATCCGTCCGACATACTAAAGCAGAGA GTTTGGTCAATGGTAGACTTTGCGCGCACCTATCTGGACAAGGGTTACATGTCGATGATATGGAAGGATGTCACGTTTAGCTACGCGTATTTTCTCTGGTTCGAGGACGAACACGGTATGGCGCTGAAACCGAAtgaaccaccaaaccaccagcatcacggTGCGACCGGTTTACCAGCCACCAAACCGACACTGATGGCGGGCATCTTGGCCGGTGATTACTACCA TCGGCTGATAGAGACATGCTTTCCCCGAAGCTCGTCGGGTAAGATCCGATGCTATGAACTGTTTCTGGTACATCTTGGACTTGTGACGTCGACGATCGTGCTGGAGCACTGCCGCCGGTTAGCCGTAACCATCACCGATCTAACCGGGTGCATCGGGAATCCGATCGATCTGCTCTAA